One genomic region from Sylvia atricapilla isolate bSylAtr1 chromosome 16, bSylAtr1.pri, whole genome shotgun sequence encodes:
- the SAMD10 gene encoding sterile alpha motif domain-containing protein 10, producing MQQGRPSLCCVSTIRSSQGPPEPAAAAASAHFSFCRSLLEHTVSAENLSYRLQRNPGSSLTWHDGRSQRPDGGRTVKLLRQPGTEGSQVRGCDHYGIYHTSPTLGSLVKPVVLWTQQDVCKWLKKHCPHNYLIYVEAFSHHAITGRALLRLNGEKLQRMGIVLETQRQEVLQQVLQLQVREEVRNLQLLSQDCTNTVNQAPLGRAVHRRYET from the exons ATGCAGCAGGGCCGGCCATCCCTCTGCTGCGTCTCCACCATCCGCAGCTCGCAGGGACCACCCGAGCCAG ccgCCGCTGCCGCCTCTGCTCACTTCAGCTTCTGCCGCAGCCTCCTGGAGCACACGGTGTCGGCCGAAAACCTCAGCTACCGCCTGCAGCGCAACCCGGGCAGCAGCCTCACCTGGCACGACGGCCGCAGCCAGCGCCCCGACGGCGGCCGCACCGTCAAACTCCTGCGGCAGCCGGGCACCGAGGGCTCGCAG GTCCGTGGCTGTGACCACTATGGCATTTACCACACCAGCCCCACGCTGGGCAGCCTGGTCAAGCCAGTGGTGCTGTGGACCCAGCAGGATGTGTGCAAATGGCTGAAGAAGCACTGCCCACACAACTATCTCATCTACGTCGAGGCGTTCTCCCACCACGCCATCACAG GCCGGGCGCTGCTGCGGCTGAACGGGGAGAAGCTGCAGCGCATGGGGATCGTGCTGGAGACGCAGCGCCAGGAGGTCCTGCAGcaggtcctgcagctccaggtgcgAGAGGAGGTTCGgaacctgcagctgctcagccaaG ATTGCACCAACACTGTGAACCAAGCTCCTCTGGGACGGGCTGTGCACCGCCGATATGAGACCTGA